Proteins encoded by one window of Salvia splendens isolate huo1 chromosome 14, SspV2, whole genome shotgun sequence:
- the LOC121764522 gene encoding receptor like protein 26-like, protein MVAFTNISFSFLRFCTVSVANNQFSGQIEEFPVVNDLVWLDLSNNRIQGPLPSSFFRFQNISVLWLSDNLFDGTFELRKIQSLSKLTRSLSYNNLSVDTDNLSLNSEGFPQFDTLHLASCNLYEFPNLRNQSVDLWNNHIGGDIHNILTGVIPTSICTISPLSVLDLSFNNLSGSITKNTAGGKVPKSLINCNNLEVLNVGNNNLEGSFPCMLPLSLRILVLRSNKFQGDLRCRRSWPDLQILDISSNNFGGSMDMLNFSSLRGMMLQSPTHSRLQGMIPTGPQFQTYSADMFEGNPGLCGFPLDRSCSSSRGPASTPSEVKDEEIEWEYVFAAFGYVVGFGSIACALLCCRSFRERYFEKIEEVVDEIFYERGRRIRRHERRIRHERRISSQLSVWQ, encoded by the exons ATGGTAGCATTCACCAACATCTCTTTCTCCTTCCTTCGCTTTTGCACTGTTAGTGTAGCCAACAACCAATTTAGTGGACAGATCGAAGAATTTCCCGTTGTAAACGATCTTGTTTGGCTAGATTTGAGTAATAATAGGATACAAGGTCCTCTTCCTAGCTCCTTCTTCCGTTTTCAAAACATTTCCGTTCTTTGGCTTTCTGACAACTTGTTCGATGGCACTTTTGAACTGCGAAAGATTCAAAGTCTTTCAAAGCTTACGCGATCTCTTTCTTACAACAACTTGTCTGTCGACACTGACAACTTAAGCTTGAATTCTGAAGGTTTCCCCCAGTTTGATACGTTGCACCTTGCGTCATGCAATCTGTACGAGTTTCCAAATCTCAGAAATCAATCCGTGGACCTCTGGAACAACCACATCGGAGGGGATATTC ACAACATACTAACTGGAGTGATTCCGACCTCCATCTGCACTATATCTCCGCTTAGCGTTCTCGATTTGTCTTTCAATAACCTGAGTGGTAGCATAACGAAAAATACT GCGGGCGGGAAGGTTCCTAAGTCTCTGATAAATTGTAACAACTTAGAGGTGTTGAACGTTGGAAACAACAACCTCGAGGGTAGTTTCCCTTGCATGTTGCCGTTGAGCTTGCGCATTCTTGTTTTGCGTTCCAACAAATTCCAAGGAGACTTGAGATGTCGAAGAAGTTGGCCGGATCTTCAAATTCTGGATATATCTTCAAATAATTTCGGTGGCTCCATGGATATGCTAAACTTCTCGAGTTTGAGAGGAATGATGCTACAGAGTCCTACACATTCCAGGCTCCAGGGGATGATCCCAACTGGCCCTCAATTCCAAACGTATTCGGCAGATATGTTTGAAGGAAACCCGGGGCTATGTGGTTTCCCACTCGACAGAAGTTGCAGCAGCTCTCGTGGACCCGCTTCAACGCCATCAGAAGTGAAAGATGAGGAGATTGAGTGGGAATATGTGTTTGCTGCTTTTGGTTATGTTGTGGGATTCGGAAGTATAGCATGTGCACTTTTATGTTGCAGAAGCTTCAGAGAAAGATACTTCGAGAAGATAGAGGAGGTTGTTGACGAGATATTCTAcgagagaggaagaagaataagaaggcATGAAAGAAGAATAAGGCATGAAAGAAGAATAAG TTCCCAGCTTTCAGTTTGGCAATAG
- the LOC121763642 gene encoding NAC domain-containing protein 53-like isoform X4: MIGLNSRRWLVDSGLRDMSKMKNRDLEWYFFSFLDKKYGNGARTNRATEKGYWKTTGKDRPIYHKRQMVGMKKTLVYHCGRAPKGQRSNWVMHEYRLAASESETAKVAKDSFVVCRIFKKSGSGPKNGEQYGAPFVEEEWDDDEFELVPQDEATNEIDFGDNTYMQELNQIIESDVPLNMTPVSSDGSHDCEAIETYNNLQFQIIESDVLLNMTPVSSDGSHDCEAVETFSGTQNPLESAGDSYCQPRICYDQNIPNWPASYDTETIPVNHADLGECSKSGNSDSATGDLSFLLDEPFLDSFEKFLNDDDGFIEANDLSKPHETNTGGFEMLAEYLDAGDDDSSLYFACDPFVIFGNEDLASNQALLPQMNMGNGTEQAMLPSGPLIDNNNFNAVFSPEKQASTESQSDFQHPYIKQASRMLGDINAPPAYAAEFPSKDTMRRLNSVVRSPSSVHVSGSTIQVRNLTMGGKGTTDQSSGNHKDFNIVLSFGFSHADDGSSSLDSSVYIVPGKSVAAISRGWLCFIFFWILIFSMMSFSGLFDAILHT; encoded by the exons ATGATTGGGCTGAATTCGCGTAGGTGGCTTGTTGACTCGGGATTGAGAG ATATGTCAAAGATGAAGAACAGAGATTTGGAATGGTATTTCTTCAGTTTTCTGGACAAGAAGTACGGCAATGGAGCGAGAACAAACAGGGCAACTGAAAAAGGGTATTGGAAGACAACAGGAAAGGATAGGCCCATTTATCATAAAAGGCAGATGGTTggtatgaagaaaactcttgtGTATCATTGTGGACGGGCCCCCAAGGGTCAGAGGAGTAACTGGGTCATGCACGAGTACAGGCTTGCTGCCTCCGAGTCGGAGACTGCTAAAGTTGCTAAG GACTCGTTTGTTGTCTGCCGAATCTTTAAAAAGAGTGGCTCAGGTCCAAAGAATGGTGAGCAGTATGGAGCACCATTTGTGGAAGAGGAATGGGATGATGATGAGTTCGAATTGGTTCCACAGGACGAAGCTACAAATGAAATTGACTTTGGTGATAATACCTATATGCAAGAACTTAACCAG ATTATTGAGTCAGATGTTCCGTTGAACATGACTCCTGTCAGCTCAGATGGCAGCCATGATTGTGAGGCCATTGAAACTTATAACAATCTGCAG tttcaGATTATTGAGTCAGATGTTCTGTTGAACATGACTCCTGTCAGCTCAGATGGTAGCCATGATTGCGAGGCCGTTGAAACTTTTAGTGGTACCCAAAATCCCTTAGAGTCAGCAGGTGATAGCTATTGTCAACCCAGGATTTGTTATGACCAGAACATACCAAATTGGCCTGCTTCATATGATACAGAGACTATACCAGTCAATCACGCGGACCTTGGTGAATGCAGCAAATCTGGGAACTCTGATTCTGCTACCGGTGATCTTAGTTTCTTGCTTGATGAACCGTTCCTCgattcttttgaaaaattcctaAATGATGATGACGGATTCATTGAAGCTAATGATCTCTCAAAACCCCATGAAACTAATACTGGtggttttgaaatgcttgctgaGTATCTTGATGCTGGTGATGATGATAGCTCGCTCTACTTTGCTTGCGATCCTTTTGTGATCTTCGGAAATGAGGATCTTGCTTCCAACCAGGCATTGCTTCCTCAGATG AACATGGGCAATGGAACCGAGCAAGCAATGTTGCCAAGTGGGCCACTTATCGACAATAATAACTTCAATGCTGTGTTTTCACCCGAGAAGCAAGCGTCTACAGAGTCTCAATCAG ATTTCCAGCATCCATATATCAAGCAGGCAAGCCGGATGCTAGGGGACATCAATGCACCACCAGCATACGCTGCAGAGTTTCCCTCCAAAGATACAATGCGGCGTCTCAATTCTGTTGTGCGATCTCCCAGTTCAGTGCATGTTAGTGGCAGCACAATTCAAGTAAGGAACTTGACTATGGGCGGCAAAGGGACAACAGATCAGTCCTCTGGCAACCACAAGGACTTCAACATCGTCCTCTCTTTCGGCTTCTCACATGCTGATGACGGTTCTTCGAGTTTGGATTCGAGTGTTTACATTGTCCCAGGGAAGTCTGTTGCTGCGATCTCTCGTGGCTGGCTCTGCTTCATATTTTTCTGGATCCTAATCTTCTCAATGATGAGCTTCAG TGGTCTATTTGATGCTATTCTACATACATAA
- the LOC121763642 gene encoding NAC domain-containing protein 53-like isoform X1: MELVASGNKPSRLPSLLGPGFRFHPTDEELVQYYLRRKSSGKGFRFDAITDVDVYKAEPWDLPYMSKMKNRDLEWYFFSFLDKKYGNGARTNRATEKGYWKTTGKDRPIYHKRQMVGMKKTLVYHCGRAPKGQRSNWVMHEYRLAASESETAKVAKDSFVVCRIFKKSGSGPKNGEQYGAPFVEEEWDDDEFELVPQDEATNEIDFGDNTYMQELNQIIESDVPLNMTPVSSDGSHDCEAIETYNNLQFQIIESDVLLNMTPVSSDGSHDCEAVETFSGTQNPLESAGDSYCQPRICYDQNIPNWPASYDTETIPVNHADLGECSKSGNSDSATGDLSFLLDEPFLDSFEKFLNDDDGFIEANDLSKPHETNTGGFEMLAEYLDAGDDDSSLYFACDPFVIFGNEDLASNQALLPQMNMGNGTEQAMLPSGPLIDNNNFNAVFSPEKQASTESQSDFQHPYIKQASRMLGDINAPPAYAAEFPSKDTMRRLNSVVRSPSSVHVSGSTIQVRNLTMGGKGTTDQSSGNHKDFNIVLSFGFSHADDGSSSLDSSVYIVPGKSVAAISRGWLCFIFFWILIFSMMSFSGLFDAILHT; this comes from the exons ATGGAGCTGGTAGCGAGTGGAAACAAGCCTTCGAGATTGCCGAGTTTGCTCGGGCCGGGCTTCCGATTTCACCCGACCGATGAGGAATTGGTGCAGTATTATCTGCGGCGAAAATCCAGCGGCAAAGGTTTCCGATTCGACGCTATTACTGATGTCGATGTTTACAAGGCCGAGCCCTGGGATCTCCCAT ATATGTCAAAGATGAAGAACAGAGATTTGGAATGGTATTTCTTCAGTTTTCTGGACAAGAAGTACGGCAATGGAGCGAGAACAAACAGGGCAACTGAAAAAGGGTATTGGAAGACAACAGGAAAGGATAGGCCCATTTATCATAAAAGGCAGATGGTTggtatgaagaaaactcttgtGTATCATTGTGGACGGGCCCCCAAGGGTCAGAGGAGTAACTGGGTCATGCACGAGTACAGGCTTGCTGCCTCCGAGTCGGAGACTGCTAAAGTTGCTAAG GACTCGTTTGTTGTCTGCCGAATCTTTAAAAAGAGTGGCTCAGGTCCAAAGAATGGTGAGCAGTATGGAGCACCATTTGTGGAAGAGGAATGGGATGATGATGAGTTCGAATTGGTTCCACAGGACGAAGCTACAAATGAAATTGACTTTGGTGATAATACCTATATGCAAGAACTTAACCAG ATTATTGAGTCAGATGTTCCGTTGAACATGACTCCTGTCAGCTCAGATGGCAGCCATGATTGTGAGGCCATTGAAACTTATAACAATCTGCAG tttcaGATTATTGAGTCAGATGTTCTGTTGAACATGACTCCTGTCAGCTCAGATGGTAGCCATGATTGCGAGGCCGTTGAAACTTTTAGTGGTACCCAAAATCCCTTAGAGTCAGCAGGTGATAGCTATTGTCAACCCAGGATTTGTTATGACCAGAACATACCAAATTGGCCTGCTTCATATGATACAGAGACTATACCAGTCAATCACGCGGACCTTGGTGAATGCAGCAAATCTGGGAACTCTGATTCTGCTACCGGTGATCTTAGTTTCTTGCTTGATGAACCGTTCCTCgattcttttgaaaaattcctaAATGATGATGACGGATTCATTGAAGCTAATGATCTCTCAAAACCCCATGAAACTAATACTGGtggttttgaaatgcttgctgaGTATCTTGATGCTGGTGATGATGATAGCTCGCTCTACTTTGCTTGCGATCCTTTTGTGATCTTCGGAAATGAGGATCTTGCTTCCAACCAGGCATTGCTTCCTCAGATG AACATGGGCAATGGAACCGAGCAAGCAATGTTGCCAAGTGGGCCACTTATCGACAATAATAACTTCAATGCTGTGTTTTCACCCGAGAAGCAAGCGTCTACAGAGTCTCAATCAG ATTTCCAGCATCCATATATCAAGCAGGCAAGCCGGATGCTAGGGGACATCAATGCACCACCAGCATACGCTGCAGAGTTTCCCTCCAAAGATACAATGCGGCGTCTCAATTCTGTTGTGCGATCTCCCAGTTCAGTGCATGTTAGTGGCAGCACAATTCAAGTAAGGAACTTGACTATGGGCGGCAAAGGGACAACAGATCAGTCCTCTGGCAACCACAAGGACTTCAACATCGTCCTCTCTTTCGGCTTCTCACATGCTGATGACGGTTCTTCGAGTTTGGATTCGAGTGTTTACATTGTCCCAGGGAAGTCTGTTGCTGCGATCTCTCGTGGCTGGCTCTGCTTCATATTTTTCTGGATCCTAATCTTCTCAATGATGAGCTTCAG TGGTCTATTTGATGCTATTCTACATACATAA
- the LOC121763642 gene encoding NAC domain-containing protein 53-like isoform X3, producing the protein MELVASGNKPSRLPSLLGPGFRFHPTDEELVQYYLRRKSSGKGFRFDAITDVDVYKAEPWDLPYMSKMKNRDLEWYFFSFLDKKYGNGARTNRATEKGYWKTTGKDRPIYHKRQMVGMKKTLVYHCGRAPKGQRSNWVMHEYRLAASESETAKVAKDSFVVCRIFKKSGSGPKNGEQYGAPFVEEEWDDDEFELVPQDEATNEIDFGDNTYMQELNQIIESDVPLNMTPVSSDGSHDCEAIETYNNLQIIESDVLLNMTPVSSDGSHDCEAVETFSGTQNPLESAGDSYCQPRICYDQNIPNWPASYDTETIPVNHADLGECSKSGNSDSATGDLSFLLDEPFLDSFEKFLNDDDGFIEANDLSKPHETNTGGFEMLAEYLDAGDDDSSLYFACDPFVIFGNEDLASNQALLPQMNMGNGTEQAMLPSGPLIDNNNFNAVFSPEKQASTESQSDFQHPYIKQASRMLGDINAPPAYAAEFPSKDTMRRLNSVVRSPSSVHVSGSTIQVRNLTMGGKGTTDQSSGNHKDFNIVLSFGFSHADDGSSSLDSSVYIVPGKSVAAISRGWLCFIFFWILIFSMMSFSGLFDAILHT; encoded by the exons ATGGAGCTGGTAGCGAGTGGAAACAAGCCTTCGAGATTGCCGAGTTTGCTCGGGCCGGGCTTCCGATTTCACCCGACCGATGAGGAATTGGTGCAGTATTATCTGCGGCGAAAATCCAGCGGCAAAGGTTTCCGATTCGACGCTATTACTGATGTCGATGTTTACAAGGCCGAGCCCTGGGATCTCCCAT ATATGTCAAAGATGAAGAACAGAGATTTGGAATGGTATTTCTTCAGTTTTCTGGACAAGAAGTACGGCAATGGAGCGAGAACAAACAGGGCAACTGAAAAAGGGTATTGGAAGACAACAGGAAAGGATAGGCCCATTTATCATAAAAGGCAGATGGTTggtatgaagaaaactcttgtGTATCATTGTGGACGGGCCCCCAAGGGTCAGAGGAGTAACTGGGTCATGCACGAGTACAGGCTTGCTGCCTCCGAGTCGGAGACTGCTAAAGTTGCTAAG GACTCGTTTGTTGTCTGCCGAATCTTTAAAAAGAGTGGCTCAGGTCCAAAGAATGGTGAGCAGTATGGAGCACCATTTGTGGAAGAGGAATGGGATGATGATGAGTTCGAATTGGTTCCACAGGACGAAGCTACAAATGAAATTGACTTTGGTGATAATACCTATATGCAAGAACTTAACCAG ATTATTGAGTCAGATGTTCCGTTGAACATGACTCCTGTCAGCTCAGATGGCAGCCATGATTGTGAGGCCATTGAAACTTATAACAATCTGCAG ATTATTGAGTCAGATGTTCTGTTGAACATGACTCCTGTCAGCTCAGATGGTAGCCATGATTGCGAGGCCGTTGAAACTTTTAGTGGTACCCAAAATCCCTTAGAGTCAGCAGGTGATAGCTATTGTCAACCCAGGATTTGTTATGACCAGAACATACCAAATTGGCCTGCTTCATATGATACAGAGACTATACCAGTCAATCACGCGGACCTTGGTGAATGCAGCAAATCTGGGAACTCTGATTCTGCTACCGGTGATCTTAGTTTCTTGCTTGATGAACCGTTCCTCgattcttttgaaaaattcctaAATGATGATGACGGATTCATTGAAGCTAATGATCTCTCAAAACCCCATGAAACTAATACTGGtggttttgaaatgcttgctgaGTATCTTGATGCTGGTGATGATGATAGCTCGCTCTACTTTGCTTGCGATCCTTTTGTGATCTTCGGAAATGAGGATCTTGCTTCCAACCAGGCATTGCTTCCTCAGATG AACATGGGCAATGGAACCGAGCAAGCAATGTTGCCAAGTGGGCCACTTATCGACAATAATAACTTCAATGCTGTGTTTTCACCCGAGAAGCAAGCGTCTACAGAGTCTCAATCAG ATTTCCAGCATCCATATATCAAGCAGGCAAGCCGGATGCTAGGGGACATCAATGCACCACCAGCATACGCTGCAGAGTTTCCCTCCAAAGATACAATGCGGCGTCTCAATTCTGTTGTGCGATCTCCCAGTTCAGTGCATGTTAGTGGCAGCACAATTCAAGTAAGGAACTTGACTATGGGCGGCAAAGGGACAACAGATCAGTCCTCTGGCAACCACAAGGACTTCAACATCGTCCTCTCTTTCGGCTTCTCACATGCTGATGACGGTTCTTCGAGTTTGGATTCGAGTGTTTACATTGTCCCAGGGAAGTCTGTTGCTGCGATCTCTCGTGGCTGGCTCTGCTTCATATTTTTCTGGATCCTAATCTTCTCAATGATGAGCTTCAG TGGTCTATTTGATGCTATTCTACATACATAA
- the LOC121763642 gene encoding NAC domain-containing protein 53-like isoform X2, protein MELVASGNKPSRLPSLLGPGFRFHPTDEELVQYYLRRKSSGKGFRFDAITDVDVYKAEPWDLPYMSKMKNRDLEWYFFSFLDKKYGNGARTNRATEKGYWKTTGKDRPIYHKRQMVGMKKTLVYHCGRAPKGQRSNWVMHEYRLAASESETAKVAKDSFVVCRIFKKSGSGPKNGEQYGAPFVEEEWDDDEFELVPQDEATNEIDFGDNTYMQELNQIIESDVPLNMTPVSSDGSHDCEAIETYNNLQFQIIESDVLLNMTPVSSDGSHDCEAVETFSGTQNPLESAGDSYCQPRICYDQNIPNWPASYDTETIPVNHADLGECSKSGNSDSATGDLSFLLDEPFLDSFEKFLNDDDGFIEANDLSKPHETNTGGFEMLAEYLDAGDDDSSLYFACDPFVIFGNEDLASNQALLPQMNMGNGTEQAMLPSGPLIDNNNFNAVFSPEKQASTESQSDFQHPYIKQASRMLGDINAPPAYAAEFPSKDTMRRLNSVVRSPSSVHVSGSTIQVRNLTMGGKGTTDQSSGNHKDFNIVLSFGFSHADDGSSSLDSSVYIVPGKSVAAISRGWLCFIFFWILIFSMMSFRFGNYAGIK, encoded by the exons ATGGAGCTGGTAGCGAGTGGAAACAAGCCTTCGAGATTGCCGAGTTTGCTCGGGCCGGGCTTCCGATTTCACCCGACCGATGAGGAATTGGTGCAGTATTATCTGCGGCGAAAATCCAGCGGCAAAGGTTTCCGATTCGACGCTATTACTGATGTCGATGTTTACAAGGCCGAGCCCTGGGATCTCCCAT ATATGTCAAAGATGAAGAACAGAGATTTGGAATGGTATTTCTTCAGTTTTCTGGACAAGAAGTACGGCAATGGAGCGAGAACAAACAGGGCAACTGAAAAAGGGTATTGGAAGACAACAGGAAAGGATAGGCCCATTTATCATAAAAGGCAGATGGTTggtatgaagaaaactcttgtGTATCATTGTGGACGGGCCCCCAAGGGTCAGAGGAGTAACTGGGTCATGCACGAGTACAGGCTTGCTGCCTCCGAGTCGGAGACTGCTAAAGTTGCTAAG GACTCGTTTGTTGTCTGCCGAATCTTTAAAAAGAGTGGCTCAGGTCCAAAGAATGGTGAGCAGTATGGAGCACCATTTGTGGAAGAGGAATGGGATGATGATGAGTTCGAATTGGTTCCACAGGACGAAGCTACAAATGAAATTGACTTTGGTGATAATACCTATATGCAAGAACTTAACCAG ATTATTGAGTCAGATGTTCCGTTGAACATGACTCCTGTCAGCTCAGATGGCAGCCATGATTGTGAGGCCATTGAAACTTATAACAATCTGCAG tttcaGATTATTGAGTCAGATGTTCTGTTGAACATGACTCCTGTCAGCTCAGATGGTAGCCATGATTGCGAGGCCGTTGAAACTTTTAGTGGTACCCAAAATCCCTTAGAGTCAGCAGGTGATAGCTATTGTCAACCCAGGATTTGTTATGACCAGAACATACCAAATTGGCCTGCTTCATATGATACAGAGACTATACCAGTCAATCACGCGGACCTTGGTGAATGCAGCAAATCTGGGAACTCTGATTCTGCTACCGGTGATCTTAGTTTCTTGCTTGATGAACCGTTCCTCgattcttttgaaaaattcctaAATGATGATGACGGATTCATTGAAGCTAATGATCTCTCAAAACCCCATGAAACTAATACTGGtggttttgaaatgcttgctgaGTATCTTGATGCTGGTGATGATGATAGCTCGCTCTACTTTGCTTGCGATCCTTTTGTGATCTTCGGAAATGAGGATCTTGCTTCCAACCAGGCATTGCTTCCTCAGATG AACATGGGCAATGGAACCGAGCAAGCAATGTTGCCAAGTGGGCCACTTATCGACAATAATAACTTCAATGCTGTGTTTTCACCCGAGAAGCAAGCGTCTACAGAGTCTCAATCAG ATTTCCAGCATCCATATATCAAGCAGGCAAGCCGGATGCTAGGGGACATCAATGCACCACCAGCATACGCTGCAGAGTTTCCCTCCAAAGATACAATGCGGCGTCTCAATTCTGTTGTGCGATCTCCCAGTTCAGTGCATGTTAGTGGCAGCACAATTCAAGTAAGGAACTTGACTATGGGCGGCAAAGGGACAACAGATCAGTCCTCTGGCAACCACAAGGACTTCAACATCGTCCTCTCTTTCGGCTTCTCACATGCTGATGACGGTTCTTCGAGTTTGGATTCGAGTGTTTACATTGTCCCAGGGAAGTCTGTTGCTGCGATCTCTCGTGGCTGGCTCTGCTTCATATTTTTCTGGATCCTAATCTTCTCAATGATGAGCTTCAGGTTTGGGAACTATGCAGGCATCAAGTGA
- the LOC121763643 gene encoding malate dehydrogenase [NADP], chloroplastic-like codes for MAAVAELTQYTNTAHRFSSEVSYASTRISGLRRLHLRPIKNSGIRCSVTSNEVQAAPEAVKAEEVKKKAECYGVFCLTYDLKAEEETKSWKKLVNIAVSGAAGMISNHLLFKLASGEVLGYDQPIALKLLGSGRSLQALEGVAMELEDSLFPLLREVSIGIDPYEVFQDADWALLIGAKPRGPGMERAALLDINGQIFVEQGKALNAVASRDVKVLVVGNPCNTNALICLKNAPNIPAKNFHALTRLDENRAKCQLALKAGVFYDKVSNVTIWGNHSTTQVPDFLNARINGLPVKEVIKDTKWLEEEFTNKVQTRGGVLIKKWGRSSAASTAVSIVDAMRSLVTPTPEGDWFSTGVYTTGNPYCIADDIVFSMPCRSNGDGDYELVKDVEFDDYLWNRIKTTEAELLAEKKCVAHLTGEGIAVCDLPGDTMLPGEM; via the exons ATGGCGGCGGTGGCAGAGCTAACTCAATACACTAACACAGCCCACCGTTTTTCATCGGAGGTTTCGTATGCTTCCACGAGAATTTCCGGCCTCCGCCGCCTCCATCTCCGGCCGATCAAGAATTCGGGAATTAGGTGCTCTGTCACGTCCAA TGAAGTTCAGGCGGCGCCGGAGGCGGTGAAGGCGGAGGAAGTGAAGAAGAAAGCTGAGTGCTATGGGGTTTTTTGTCTAACTTATGATCTCAAAGCT GAGGAGGAAACGAAGTCGTGGAAGAAGTTGGTTAACATCGCGGTCTCCGGTGCTGCGGGGATGATATCCAATCATCTACTCTTCAAA CTTGCTTCTGGTGAGGTTCTTGGATATGATCAGCCGATTGCCTTGAAATTATTGGGATCCGGGCGATCACTGCAGGCGCTTGAAG GTGTGGCAATGGAGCTTGAGGACTCGTTGTTTCCCCTACTAAGGGAAGTGAGCATCGGCATTGATCCATACGAAGTTTTCCAAGATGCGGATTGGGCTCTCCTGATTGGAGCCAAGCCTCGTGGACCAGGCATGGAGCGAGCAGCGCTACTAGACATCAATGGACAGATCTTTGTCGAACAG GGGAAGGCCCTTAACGCTGTTGCTTCCCGTGATGTGAAAGTGCTCGTCGTGGGAAACCCTTGCAACACCAA CGCATTGATCTGTTTGAAAAATGCTCCAAATATTCCTGCCAAAAACTTCCATGCCTTGACTAGATTGGATGAGAACAGAGCAAAATGTCAG CTTGCCTTGAAGGCGGGAGTCTTCTACGACAAAGTGTCGAATGTGACCATTTGGGGAAACCACTCTACCACTCAG GTTCCCGACTTCTTGAACGCTAGGATCAATGGTTTGCCCGTCAAGGAGGTTATCAAAGATACTAAATGGCTAGAAGAAGAGTTCACAAATAAGGTCCAAACG aGAGGTGGCGTTCTCATTAAGAAATGGGGAAGATCATCAGCTGCATCGACCGCTGTTTCCATTGTAGACGCGATGAGATCTCTTGTGACGCCTACACCTGAGGGAGATTGGTTTTCAACAGGA gtATATACCACTGGGAATCCTTACTGTATAGCAGACGACATTGTCTTCAGCATGCCTTGCAGATCTAAT GGGGATGGAGACTATGAACTCGTCAAGGATGTGGAATTCGACGACTACCTTTGGAATCGAATTAAGACG ACTGAAGCTGAGCTGCTGGCAGAGAAGAAATGTGTAGCTCACCTTACAGGAGAGGGTATTGCTGTATGTGATCTCCCCGGGGACACGATGCTCCCCGGAGAAATGTGA